From the genome of Bacteroides sp. MSB163, one region includes:
- a CDS encoding DEAD/DEAH box helicase has translation MEVIKHQLKITPYPYQLEGIIQGLKWKRLFIGDEPGLGKTLQSIGIINAASAYPALVICPSSLKINWQREVEKFTNKKAIVLDNANRTTWPYLLQMKMFHVAVVNYESLRKYFVWDIKGGKSFRLKDVVFCPQISMFRSIIIDESHRVKDASTQQTKFVKGICTGKEWIILLSGTPVVNRPSDLVAQLSIMDRLNEFGGKGQFLLDYAQGEKAASNLEQLSQELFSRCLIRREKSKVLTQLPDKTRVDLYVDISNREEYDTAAEDLAKYLREYKQCPEGEIRRKMRMEALVKFMTLRSISAKGKVAQAIDFVQVFLESGKKLILFCSLHDIVDALKKSFPRAVSVTGRDSSIMKQAAVDAFQQREDMQLIICSIKAAGVGLTLTASSNVAFIEFPWTYADCTQCEDRAHRIGQKDNVTCYYLLGRGTIDHRLYGIIHDKKAIANKIMAADDDIPTDQLYFNELATAFMQSYEKDTA, from the coding sequence ATGGAAGTAATCAAACATCAACTCAAAATCACCCCCTACCCCTATCAACTGGAAGGAATAATTCAAGGGTTGAAGTGGAAACGCCTTTTCATTGGTGATGAACCGGGATTAGGAAAGACATTACAGTCTATAGGAATCATTAATGCCGCTAGCGCCTACCCTGCACTTGTCATTTGTCCTTCCTCTCTTAAAATTAACTGGCAACGGGAAGTAGAGAAATTTACTAATAAGAAAGCAATTGTTCTTGATAATGCCAATCGTACCACATGGCCGTATCTTCTACAAATGAAGATGTTCCATGTTGCTGTTGTCAATTACGAGAGCCTGCGCAAATACTTTGTCTGGGATATCAAAGGTGGTAAATCCTTTCGTCTGAAAGATGTTGTTTTTTGCCCACAAATATCTATGTTTCGGAGCATAATCATTGATGAAAGCCATCGTGTAAAAGATGCTTCTACCCAACAAACCAAATTCGTTAAAGGAATATGTACCGGAAAAGAATGGATAATACTTCTGTCCGGTACTCCTGTTGTTAATCGTCCTTCTGACCTTGTAGCCCAACTCTCCATTATGGATCGCTTAAATGAATTTGGTGGCAAGGGGCAGTTTCTGCTTGATTATGCACAAGGAGAAAAAGCCGCTTCTAATCTTGAACAATTAAGCCAGGAACTATTTAGTCGTTGCCTCATTCGACGGGAGAAATCCAAGGTGCTCACTCAACTACCCGATAAGACACGAGTGGACCTCTATGTAGATATATCTAATCGCGAAGAGTATGATACTGCAGCCGAAGACCTTGCCAAATATCTGCGTGAGTATAAGCAGTGTCCTGAAGGAGAAATCCGACGCAAGATGCGCATGGAAGCCCTCGTTAAGTTTATGACCCTACGTTCCATTTCCGCAAAGGGAAAAGTTGCACAAGCAATAGACTTTGTACAGGTGTTCCTTGAGAGTGGAAAGAAACTGATTCTTTTCTGTTCGTTACATGATATTGTCGACGCACTTAAGAAATCCTTCCCTCGTGCTGTAAGTGTTACAGGGCGCGACAGTTCCATCATGAAACAAGCTGCTGTCGACGCTTTCCAGCAACGTGAAGATATGCAGCTTATCATCTGTTCCATCAAAGCCGCCGGTGTGGGACTTACCCTCACAGCATCCAGTAATGTAGCATTCATAGAATTCCCTTGGACATATGCGGACTGTACGCAATGCGAAGACCGTGCGCACCGTATCGGACAAAAGGATAATGTAACCTGCTACTACCTGTTAGGGCGAGGTACAATCGACCACCGTCTCTATGGCATCATCCACGACAAGAAAGCCATAGCCAATAAAATAATGGCTGCCGATGATGACATACCCACTGACCAGCTTTATTTCAACGAACTGGCCACGGCATTCATGCAGTCCTATGAAAAAGATACCGCTTAA
- a CDS encoding DUF4494 domain-containing protein — protein sequence MIHTWFECKVRYEKVMENGMNKKVTEPYLVDALSFTEAEARIIEEMTPFISGEFTVSDIKRANYSELFPSEEEAADRWFKCKLVFITLDEKSGAEKRTSTQVLVQAADLRDAVKKLDEGMKGTMADYIIASVSETPLMDVYPYAERPEHLDSIAEAANSPVVSHFITSLPDNCRTSITVAGKAVIIDKTGRNTRVIPDNSEEIPKGKKKPGAKESGKVEEK from the coding sequence ATGATACACACATGGTTTGAATGTAAAGTCCGTTACGAGAAAGTAATGGAAAACGGAATGAACAAGAAGGTTACAGAACCTTATTTGGTGGACGCACTCAGCTTTACGGAAGCGGAAGCACGCATCATTGAAGAAATGACACCGTTTATTTCAGGCGAATTTACAGTATCAGACATCAAACGTGCCAACTATAGCGAATTATTCCCCAGTGAAGAAGAGGCCGCCGACCGCTGGTTCAAGTGCAAACTAGTCTTTATTACTCTGGATGAAAAGAGTGGTGCCGAAAAGAGAACATCTACTCAGGTGTTAGTGCAAGCAGCCGATCTACGTGACGCTGTTAAAAAGCTGGATGAAGGCATGAAAGGTACGATGGCTGATTATATCATTGCATCAGTATCTGAAACACCTCTTATGGATGTATATCCATATGCAGAACGTCCGGAACATCTTGATAGTATAGCTGAAGCTGCAAATTCTCCTGTTGTAAGCCATTTCATCACCTCTTTGCCTGATAACTGCAGGACTTCAATCACAGTAGCCGGCAAGGCTGTTATCATTGATAAAACCGGGCGTAATACCCGTGTTATCCCTGATAATTCGGAAGAGATTCCAAAAGGAAAGAAAAAGCCGGGTGCTAAAGAATCAGGTAAGGTTGAAGAGAAATAG
- a CDS encoding VRR-NUC domain-containing protein, translated as MTYDEFLEQERNRPSRKKPADLEHQIQCACIDWFRLAYPKLQSLLFAVPNGGRRDKVTGGKLKAEGALAGVADLILLIPRNGYASLCIEMKTPNGIQRDSQKLWQKEVEAVGNKYVICRSLEDFIHEIKEYLNNM; from the coding sequence ATGACCTATGATGAGTTTTTAGAGCAGGAACGTAACCGGCCCTCTCGTAAGAAGCCAGCTGATCTTGAGCATCAAATTCAATGCGCCTGCATAGACTGGTTTCGTTTAGCCTACCCTAAGCTGCAAAGTCTTCTTTTTGCTGTTCCTAATGGTGGCAGACGTGATAAGGTGACCGGTGGTAAGCTGAAAGCTGAAGGTGCCCTTGCAGGTGTTGCTGATTTGATACTGCTTATTCCCAGGAATGGGTATGCTTCACTTTGTATCGAAATGAAAACACCTAACGGCATTCAGCGTGATTCTCAAAAACTCTGGCAGAAGGAAGTTGAAGCGGTAGGAAACAAATATGTTATCTGCCGTTCTCTTGAAGACTTCATACATGAAATAAAAGAATATTTGAATAACATGTAA
- a CDS encoding DUF4373 domain-containing protein, translated as MANSTGLDYFSFNVDFFDDDKLALIEGEFGIKGAYIAIRLLCKIYKEGYYYQWGDDECLLFSRKVGAGIASDLVKEVVKGLVKRSFFDKGVFERFQILTSRGIQSRYFEAVKRRQCVEARRDFLLIDVSKFPNVHILEENVNIDKTNADISPQSKLKESILKETPPQTPPHGGASSAGGGRTTSSPPLEKHFDIKSALRGKPGVNENDVWEAMRLTENGKESSFGLSLVKQWLDAPSMCNFYEILQKLQGMERAGQIKVMSHENYFTYVFLLVNLTQSDADSVRLYIKDPRLFEECKKLIVEIKKGGINQPGKFLLKKLRECQKVINKQNLK; from the coding sequence ATGGCTAATTCAACAGGTCTCGACTATTTTTCATTTAACGTTGATTTCTTCGATGATGACAAGTTAGCACTTATAGAAGGTGAATTTGGCATAAAGGGAGCCTACATTGCTATTCGCTTGCTCTGCAAAATATATAAAGAAGGTTATTACTACCAATGGGGTGATGACGAGTGTTTGCTTTTCTCGCGGAAAGTGGGTGCCGGCATTGCTTCGGACTTGGTGAAAGAAGTTGTAAAGGGGTTGGTCAAACGTTCCTTTTTTGATAAAGGGGTTTTTGAAAGGTTCCAGATATTAACTTCTCGTGGTATACAAAGCCGCTATTTTGAAGCAGTCAAGCGTCGCCAATGCGTTGAAGCCCGACGTGATTTTTTGCTTATCGATGTATCGAAATTCCCTAATGTGCACATTTTAGAGGAAAATGTAAACATTGATAAGACAAATGCAGACATTTCACCACAAAGTAAACTAAAAGAAAGTATACTAAAAGAAACTCCTCCTCAAACTCCCCCTCACGGGGGCGCTTCGTCGGCCGGAGGAGGAAGAACAACTTCGTCTCCTCCTTTAGAAAAACACTTTGATATTAAATCAGCATTAAGAGGAAAACCTGGCGTAAATGAGAATGATGTATGGGAAGCTATGCGTCTGACCGAAAACGGGAAAGAATCATCATTTGGTTTGAGTCTCGTCAAGCAATGGTTAGATGCTCCTTCCATGTGCAACTTCTATGAAATCCTACAGAAGTTACAAGGAATGGAACGGGCCGGACAAATAAAAGTTATGTCCCATGAAAATTACTTCACTTATGTCTTCTTGCTGGTAAACCTCACACAATCTGATGCTGATTCAGTACGATTGTATATTAAGGATCCCAGATTATTCGAAGAGTGTAAGAAGCTAATTGTCGAAATCAAAAAAGGCGGCATTAACCAACCAGGCAAATTTTTGCTCAAGAAACTACGTGAATGCCAAAAAGTTATCAATAAACAAAATCTTAAATAA
- a CDS encoding methyltransferase produces the protein MSETKIILDACCGSRMFWFDKENPLALFADIRDEEYTLCDGRSLKIHPDIVSDFTDIPFLEESFKLVVFDPPHLLKAGKDSWLAKKYGKLPDDWPRVIKKGVDECFRVLEDYGVLIFKWNEDQITVREVLEAIERQPLFGHTTGRHGKTMWMCFMKIPKEIQS, from the coding sequence ATGAGTGAAACGAAAATCATATTAGATGCCTGTTGCGGTAGCCGAATGTTTTGGTTCGACAAAGAAAACCCTTTGGCCTTGTTTGCTGACATTAGAGATGAAGAGTATACTCTTTGTGATGGTCGAAGCCTAAAAATCCATCCGGACATTGTATCTGATTTTACCGATATACCATTTTTGGAAGAATCTTTTAAACTGGTGGTGTTCGATCCTCCCCATCTTTTAAAAGCTGGTAAAGATAGCTGGTTGGCCAAGAAGTACGGAAAGCTTCCGGATGATTGGCCAAGGGTAATAAAGAAAGGTGTCGATGAATGCTTTCGAGTTTTAGAAGACTACGGAGTTCTGATTTTCAAATGGAACGAAGATCAGATAACAGTCAGGGAAGTATTAGAGGCCATCGAACGGCAGCCATTGTTTGGTCATACTACTGGAAGACATGGCAAGACCATGTGGATGTGCTTTATGAAAATTCCCAAAGAGATACAATCATGA
- a CDS encoding DNA (cytosine-5-)-methyltransferase encodes MTHGSLFSGIDGFELGAQMNNIPTLWNCEIEDFQRTILKQVFPDTKQYEDIKELSKPEYVDIISGGFPCQDISIAGKGEGITGSRSGLWNEMFRIIREVRPKYVLIENSPMLLIRGFERVLCDFSQIGYNAEWKCIQNKVFGFPHNRERLYCIAYDSHQIGREKIHYEGTIFNPESRSFEIQGGKFSRMSGSSFWSEDYSEFLRMDNGISYNVHRLEAIGNAVNPIVAGYLFNCIKEFDNQLT; translated from the coding sequence ATGACGCATGGTAGTTTATTCAGTGGTATCGATGGATTCGAGTTAGGTGCACAAATGAATAATATTCCCACCTTGTGGAATTGTGAGATAGAAGATTTTCAAAGAACCATCTTAAAACAAGTATTTCCAGATACAAAGCAATATGAAGACATCAAAGAATTATCAAAACCTGAATACGTCGATATTATTAGCGGGGGCTTCCCCTGCCAAGATATCAGCATTGCCGGAAAAGGAGAAGGTATCACCGGTAGCCGTTCCGGGTTATGGAATGAGATGTTCCGAATTATACGGGAAGTTAGACCCAAGTACGTGCTCATTGAAAACAGCCCAATGCTGCTTATTCGAGGATTCGAACGAGTCTTATGCGACTTTTCCCAAATCGGGTATAATGCAGAATGGAAGTGTATTCAGAATAAAGTATTCGGGTTTCCACATAATAGAGAGCGGCTCTACTGTATCGCTTATGACTCCCACCAAATCGGACGGGAAAAGATACACTATGAAGGTACAATCTTTAATCCGGAAAGTCGGTCATTCGAAATTCAAGGAGGGAAATTTAGCAGAATGTCTGGCAGCTCGTTTTGGAGTGAAGATTACTCCGAGTTTTTGCGAATGGATAATGGGATTTCCTATAATGTACACCGTCTTGAAGCAATAGGAAATGCAGTTAATCCAATTGTGGCGGGGTATCTATTCAACTGCATTAAAGAATTTGATAATCAATTAACGTAA
- a CDS encoding DNA adenine methylase — MRTPITYYGGKQQMAAKIISMMPAHKIYCEPFFGGGAVFFQKPKSYLEVINDKNDRLITFYRQAQEHFDELRCLVENTLHSETEYLKAKDFYNGRVPAGELEIAWSVWMITNGSFSGSMHGGWKWCNGSAGSHTGVFMRNKRTEFNETLRSRLAEVQISCRDALEVIRQRDTPETFFYLDPPYPGCTQGHYRGYTHEELFQLLTLLQGIKGKFVLSNFWCQTLRYFVAVNKWHVEKIDMPLKVANLTKAKRKTEILISNYELSPMLFG; from the coding sequence ATGAGAACCCCAATCACATACTACGGAGGCAAGCAGCAGATGGCAGCTAAAATAATTTCTATGATGCCGGCACATAAGATTTATTGCGAACCGTTCTTTGGTGGAGGTGCTGTTTTCTTCCAAAAGCCTAAAAGTTATCTTGAGGTAATAAACGACAAGAATGATAGATTGATAACTTTCTACCGGCAGGCGCAAGAACATTTTGACGAATTGCGCTGCCTGGTAGAGAATACTCTTCATTCGGAAACAGAATACCTAAAGGCAAAGGATTTCTATAACGGTCGAGTTCCGGCCGGAGAACTTGAAATCGCTTGGTCTGTGTGGATGATAACGAACGGTTCTTTTTCTGGAAGCATGCACGGAGGCTGGAAATGGTGTAACGGTTCGGCAGGAAGCCATACCGGAGTATTTATGCGGAACAAGCGTACGGAGTTTAACGAAACCCTCCGTTCACGCCTGGCCGAAGTACAGATTTCCTGCAGGGATGCACTGGAGGTAATAAGGCAAAGAGATACGCCAGAAACATTTTTCTATCTCGATCCACCTTATCCCGGATGTACTCAAGGTCATTACCGTGGATATACTCATGAAGAATTGTTTCAACTGCTCACCCTCCTGCAGGGCATTAAAGGAAAGTTCGTCTTATCTAATTTTTGGTGCCAGACACTCCGGTACTTTGTTGCCGTGAATAAATGGCACGTTGAAAAGATAGATATGCCTCTCAAAGTCGCTAATTTAACAAAGGCGAAACGTAAGACAGAGATTTTAATAAGTAACTACGAGCTGAGCCCGATGTTGTTTGGCTAA
- a CDS encoding P-loop NTPase fold protein — translation MELDNVIKDYINSKNADYAIMINGVWGAGKSYYWKVKLEPLIREQIYKDTREEKICYEPLHISLFGITNLEELILKIFAEVNPILNSKASKIGGLLFNKALSFFNISEIDGKDIKTLLSPFNISPRYIFCFDDLERLDSSLLLDVLGFVNSLIENDLFKVILICNESELDKNCKGYKSCKEKIIRYTHYFEPNIPAILESMISPIKETYRSFLKQKMVYIGEMYAKGLCNNLRTLKFNIDVFEKVYDQIYNQNDLDYKEQILDYFFYLSILYSIEYKNGISNEQLMQLKSLTEDITWNIDLDGDEYPSFDKPKVKQMVENDEDYWNNVKEKYTGDNCVKFGSSAGLLHYISTGYYNKDLINEDIQNIIQRMKKEEVTQEQTYMQSLMAFWDIEDAQINTTVNEIIHKIPEGVFQLSAYPAFFATLTTLQKNHFIDYKMTSEKLCSLFLDGIKKSELNASYLKGMDHLFFTYDRSDPYYPQIENRVLEINNKLGYKEVLKKFEGILLRMNHCEDLWDIVGYSYPLLANISASDFLESFIKCSNKEKRKIVSFLQERYEKGKIGLETIRSESLFFIKMRSLLLRYNNNSPQVGASYKYMIYMQKMVNSTLNRIKTKYIKRKRKTLMIGNDGYEFYLALGVPSIK, via the coding sequence ATGGAATTAGACAATGTTATTAAAGATTATATTAATTCGAAAAATGCAGATTACGCTATAATGATTAATGGTGTTTGGGGTGCTGGTAAGTCATATTACTGGAAAGTAAAATTAGAACCATTAATAAGAGAACAAATATATAAAGATACAAGAGAGGAAAAAATTTGTTATGAACCATTACACATAAGTTTATTTGGGATTACCAATCTTGAGGAGTTAATATTGAAAATATTTGCTGAAGTAAATCCTATTCTTAATAGTAAGGCATCAAAAATAGGAGGGCTTTTATTTAATAAAGCATTAAGCTTTTTCAATATTAGTGAGATAGATGGTAAAGATATCAAGACTTTGCTTTCTCCATTTAATATATCGCCTAGATATATATTCTGTTTTGATGATTTGGAACGGTTAGATTCTTCTTTATTGTTGGATGTTCTTGGATTTGTTAATTCTCTAATTGAGAATGACTTGTTTAAGGTTATATTAATTTGTAACGAGAGCGAACTTGACAAGAACTGTAAAGGCTATAAGAGCTGTAAAGAAAAGATCATTAGATATACTCATTATTTTGAACCTAATATCCCTGCTATATTAGAAAGTATGATTTCTCCAATAAAGGAAACATATCGAAGTTTTTTAAAGCAAAAAATGGTCTATATTGGTGAAATGTATGCAAAAGGGTTATGTAATAACTTACGGACTCTAAAGTTTAATATAGATGTTTTTGAGAAAGTATATGATCAAATATATAACCAAAATGATTTGGATTATAAGGAACAAATTTTAGATTATTTCTTTTATTTGTCTATACTATATTCTATTGAATATAAAAATGGAATCAGTAACGAGCAACTAATGCAGTTGAAGAGCTTAACTGAAGATATAACTTGGAATATTGATTTGGATGGAGATGAGTACCCTTCATTTGATAAACCTAAAGTGAAACAAATGGTAGAAAATGATGAAGATTATTGGAATAATGTTAAAGAAAAATACACAGGTGACAACTGTGTAAAATTTGGTTCAAGTGCAGGACTACTCCATTATATATCAACTGGGTATTATAATAAGGATTTAATAAATGAAGATATTCAAAATATCATTCAGAGAATGAAAAAGGAAGAAGTTACCCAAGAACAGACTTATATGCAAAGCTTGATGGCTTTTTGGGATATTGAGGATGCACAAATAAATACTACTGTAAATGAAATAATACACAAAATACCTGAAGGTGTGTTTCAATTAAGTGCCTATCCTGCTTTTTTCGCAACTTTAACTACTTTGCAGAAAAACCATTTCATTGATTATAAAATGACTAGTGAAAAACTTTGCTCTTTATTTTTAGATGGGATTAAAAAAAGTGAGCTCAATGCAAGTTATCTTAAAGGAATGGATCATTTATTTTTTACTTATGACAGGAGCGATCCTTATTATCCCCAAATTGAAAATCGAGTTTTGGAAATCAATAACAAACTAGGGTATAAAGAAGTACTTAAAAAGTTTGAAGGTATATTATTAAGAATGAATCATTGCGAAGATTTATGGGATATTGTAGGTTATTCTTATCCTCTTTTGGCTAATATTAGCGCCAGTGATTTTTTAGAGTCATTCATTAAATGTAGCAATAAAGAAAAAAGAAAAATTGTTTCCTTTTTACAAGAACGATATGAAAAAGGAAAAATAGGACTTGAAACAATTAGAAGTGAGAGTTTGTTTTTTATTAAAATGAGATCCTTATTACTCAGATATAATAATAACTCTCCACAAGTTGGTGCTAGTTATAAGTATATGATATATATGCAGAAAATGGTGAATAGTACTTTAAATAGAATTAAAACCAAATACATTAAAAGAAAGCGGAAGACTTTGATGATAGGTAACGATGGATATGAATTCTATCTTGCATTAGGTGTACCTTCTATTAAATGA